One window of the Hoplias malabaricus isolate fHopMal1 chromosome Y, fHopMal1.hap1, whole genome shotgun sequence genome contains the following:
- the LOC136678435 gene encoding leucine-rich repeat-containing protein 70: MFPPGIEHLNLSFNQLTFIRNQAFRSMGRLRTLLLNNNQISTISDGAFSLLDALVKLDLSQNNISTLPEGFSLGLGSLRELSLANNHLTGINGVSFKHMDALQKLNLSQNAINSIKIRAFGSLSTLRRVYLDGNNISSLSNGVFSMLRNLEVLGLKNNSIDHLDVGVLAPLTSLTMLNLAYNKLHAVDFKAFLSLHTHSTHILLEGNPWKCECDLQRDFRKLHSVQRFILDDYENLTCYKPLQLQGDALRDVDSQLCFAETVTVLIITITVFITGVAAIVMAETKRKKKNKGKHWTEVNDMSCDS, from the coding sequence ATGTTCCCACCAGGCATAGAACACCTGAACTTGTCCTTTAACCAGCTGACTTTCATCCGAAACCAGGCATTCAGGTCCATGGGCCGTTTACGGACACTTCTTTTGAACAACAACCAGATTAGTACCATTTCGGACGGTGCTTTCTCATTACTGGATGCTCTGGTCAAGCTGGATCTGAGCCAAAACAACATTTCCACTTTGCCCGAAGGGTTTTCCCTGGGTTTGGGGTCTCTCCGGGAGTTGTCTCTGGCAAACAACCACTTGACAGGCATTAACGGTGTCAGCTTCAAGCACATGGATGCCCTGCAGAAGCTCAACCTGAGCCAAAATGCCATTAATTCCATCAAGATAAGAGCTTTTGGCTCATTGAGCACTCTGAGAAGGGTGTACCTAGATGGGAACAATATCAGTTCCCTCTCTAATGGGGTCTTCTCTATGCTGAGGAACCTGGAAGTTCTTGGGCTTAAAAATAATTCAATTGATCATCTAGATGTTGGGGTCCTTGCTCCCTTGACAAGCCTGACCATGCTTAATCTTGCCTATAACAAACTGCATGCAGTGGATTTCAAAGCATTCCTCAGCCTCCACACCCACAGTACCCACATCTTGCTGGAGGGTAACCCTTGGAAATGTGAGTGCGATCTGCAGAGAGACTTCCGAAAACTGCACAGCGTCCAGAGATTTATACTAGACGACTACGAGAATTTGACATGCTACAAACCTCTGCAACTTCAGGGAGATGCCCTCAGAGATGTTGATTCCCAGCTGTGTTTTGCAGAAACAGTTACTGTACTaatcatcaccatcactgtGTTCATCACTGGGGTAGCAGCTATTGTCATGGCAGAGACTAAACggaagaaaaagaataaagggAAGCACTGGACAGAGGTGAATGACATGTCATGTGACTCATAA